One region of Catenuloplanes indicus genomic DNA includes:
- a CDS encoding protein-L-isoaspartate O-methyltransferase family protein, with protein MTSLDDAFDAVPALAYTHHPKWGETVHRSDPAAIRRDITSLAVRPGDRVLEIGTGSGYSSAILASLCGPHGRVTSIDISDELVARATAIHREHDIRGVDLHVADGLADYPSAASYHRMVAWCAPPRLPRTWVDQVEDDGRIVACLPIAALPSTTLIATITVRDGRPQLLDVTGGGYAQSTATAVDDALTIPGRWVDYCDHQPDPSWISIAWRDDDPLRTGARAALDRLLHAGHTAAHHDMSTAWRSWTAYTAALGDRHVSLVSLRNRVRGIGHTTPDTAAVILADGTIIADTPHSPSLTILRTWLDRWETAGRPDAGSFPTTLVPYRGTGLAGWDLRVRMPKPDGRQ; from the coding sequence GTGACTTCACTCGATGACGCCTTCGATGCCGTACCTGCGCTCGCCTACACCCACCATCCGAAGTGGGGTGAGACGGTACACCGCTCGGACCCTGCGGCCATCCGCCGCGACATCACCTCCTTGGCGGTACGGCCCGGGGACCGGGTCCTGGAGATCGGCACGGGCTCCGGGTACAGCAGCGCCATCCTCGCGAGCCTCTGCGGACCGCACGGCCGGGTCACCAGCATCGACATCAGCGACGAGCTCGTCGCCCGCGCCACGGCGATCCACCGGGAGCACGACATCCGCGGCGTCGACCTCCACGTCGCCGACGGCCTCGCCGACTACCCGTCTGCCGCGAGTTACCACCGCATGGTGGCCTGGTGCGCGCCGCCCCGACTACCCCGGACGTGGGTAGATCAGGTGGAGGATGATGGACGGATCGTCGCCTGCTTGCCAATCGCCGCGCTGCCGTCCACCACGCTGATCGCCACCATCACCGTTCGGGATGGCCGGCCCCAGCTGTTGGACGTCACTGGGGGCGGCTACGCGCAGAGTACCGCGACCGCGGTCGACGACGCGCTGACCATCCCCGGCCGCTGGGTCGATTACTGCGACCACCAGCCGGACCCGTCCTGGATCTCCATCGCCTGGCGCGACGACGACCCCCTGCGCACCGGCGCCCGCGCAGCCCTCGACCGACTTCTCCACGCCGGGCACACCGCGGCCCATCACGACATGTCGACGGCATGGCGATCGTGGACCGCATACACGGCCGCCCTCGGGGACAGGCACGTCAGCCTCGTGTCGCTACGGAATCGCGTCCGCGGGATAGGGCACACCACCCCGGATACCGCCGCCGTGATCCTGGCCGACGGCACCATCATCGCCGACACCCCGCACTCGCCGTCCCTGACGATCCTGCGGACCTGGCTAGACCGGTGGGAGACGGCCGGCCGCCCTGACGCCGGCTCCTTCCCGACCACGCTCGTGCCGTACCGCGGAACCGGACTCGCCGGTTGGGACCTGCGCGTCCGCATGCCCAAGCCCGACGGCCGGCAATGA
- a CDS encoding acyl-CoA dehydrogenase family protein, whose translation MSTIPSFDAYQLPEDHDAVREAVRAVCDAKVAPNAAEADEKAEFPVASYDALRAADFHAPHIPERFGGAGADALATAIVIEEVARACASSSLIPAVNKLGTMPLLLAASLSLQERYLRPVAAGEAMFSYCLSEPEAGSDAASMTTRAERDGDHYVLNGAKRWITNAGVSEFYTVFAVTDPAARSRGISAFVVEKSDNGVSFGAPEKKLGIKGSPTREVYFDNVRIPADRMIGEPGTGFGTAMRTLDHTRVTIAAQAVGIAQGALDFALGYVKERQQFGRPIADFQGLQFMLADMGMKLEAARQLTYVAAGKSERGDADLTYFGAAAKCFASDAAMEITTDAVQLLGGYGYTHDYPVERMMRDAKITQIYEGTNQVQRIVMSRQLLKG comes from the coding sequence ATGTCGACAATCCCATCGTTCGATGCGTATCAGCTGCCTGAAGATCATGATGCGGTACGTGAAGCCGTTCGCGCGGTGTGTGACGCCAAGGTCGCACCAAATGCGGCTGAAGCGGACGAAAAGGCCGAGTTTCCGGTGGCTTCCTATGACGCTCTGCGGGCTGCGGATTTTCATGCACCTCACATCCCGGAGCGGTTCGGCGGCGCCGGGGCGGACGCGCTCGCGACCGCCATCGTGATCGAGGAGGTGGCCCGCGCCTGCGCCTCGTCCTCGCTGATCCCGGCGGTCAACAAGCTCGGCACCATGCCGCTGTTGCTGGCAGCGTCGCTGTCGCTGCAGGAGAGGTACCTCCGCCCGGTCGCCGCCGGCGAGGCGATGTTCAGCTACTGCCTCTCCGAACCGGAGGCGGGCAGCGACGCCGCGTCGATGACCACGCGCGCCGAACGTGACGGCGATCACTATGTGCTCAACGGTGCGAAGCGGTGGATCACGAATGCCGGCGTCTCCGAGTTCTACACGGTCTTCGCCGTGACCGACCCGGCCGCCCGTTCCCGCGGCATCTCCGCTTTTGTCGTGGAAAAATCGGACAATGGGGTTTCTTTCGGTGCGCCGGAGAAAAAGCTCGGCATCAAGGGCTCACCGACCCGCGAGGTTTACTTCGACAACGTGCGCATTCCCGCCGACCGCATGATCGGCGAGCCCGGCACCGGCTTCGGCACCGCCATGCGCACGCTCGACCACACCCGAGTGACGATCGCGGCCCAGGCTGTCGGCATCGCGCAGGGCGCACTCGACTTCGCGCTCGGCTACGTCAAGGAGCGCCAGCAGTTCGGCCGCCCGATCGCCGACTTCCAGGGCCTGCAGTTCATGCTCGCCGACATGGGCATGAAGCTGGAGGCCGCCCGTCAGCTCACCTACGTGGCCGCCGGCAAGTCCGAACGCGGCGACGCCGACCTCACCTACTTCGGCGCCGCCGCCAAGTGCTTCGCCTCCGACGCCGCCATGGAGATCACCACCGACGCCGTCCAGCTCCTCGGCGGCTACGGCTACACCCACGACTACCCCGTCGAACGCATGATGCGCGACGCGAAGATCACCCAGATTTACGAGGGCACGAATCAAGTCCAGCGGATCGTGATGTCGAGGCAGCTGCTCAAGGGCTGA
- a CDS encoding thiopeptide-type bacteriocin biosynthesis protein: MSTDHLTATPLADTVQRVLAGTPLPEAAASTGVSTAELADAVDIYQAAGRAALQHHTDHHWYQVRIAFPDWAAAEHAVAHQLGPRLDELYHQDAIGGWWFLRKHPQWRLRFADPDITTVHRILDGFTATGGASRWWPAVYEPETTAFGGPTGIAIAHELFCADSRGVLHYLRQPRQPLGRRELSLLLLGGFLHAAGLDWFERGDVFARVAQLRPTAGADDSRLNMLADNVRALLAVPDTAHALFQPGGAAHHAAPWHTAHTNAGQQLAAAAANGTLHRGIRAVTAHIVIFHWNRLGLSAATQGILARAATTAFLPRS; the protein is encoded by the coding sequence ATGTCTACTGATCACCTGACCGCCACACCGCTGGCCGACACCGTCCAACGCGTCCTCGCCGGCACCCCACTGCCAGAGGCCGCCGCCTCAACCGGAGTCAGCACGGCCGAGCTCGCCGACGCCGTCGACATCTACCAGGCAGCCGGACGTGCCGCGCTCCAGCACCACACCGACCACCACTGGTATCAGGTACGCATCGCATTCCCCGACTGGGCCGCCGCAGAACACGCCGTAGCCCACCAACTCGGGCCACGCCTAGACGAGCTGTACCACCAGGATGCGATCGGCGGATGGTGGTTCCTGCGCAAACACCCGCAATGGCGCCTCCGGTTCGCCGACCCCGACATCACCACCGTCCACCGCATCCTCGACGGCTTCACCGCCACCGGCGGCGCGAGCCGCTGGTGGCCTGCCGTCTACGAACCAGAGACCACCGCGTTCGGCGGCCCTACCGGCATCGCCATCGCCCACGAACTCTTCTGCGCCGACAGCCGAGGTGTCCTGCACTACCTCCGTCAACCACGGCAACCCCTGGGCCGCCGGGAGCTGTCGCTTCTCCTGCTCGGTGGATTCCTACACGCCGCCGGCCTGGACTGGTTCGAACGCGGTGACGTCTTCGCGAGAGTCGCCCAGCTACGTCCGACAGCGGGAGCCGACGACAGCAGGCTCAACATGCTGGCCGACAACGTACGCGCGCTGCTCGCCGTCCCCGACACCGCCCACGCCCTGTTCCAACCCGGGGGCGCCGCGCACCACGCCGCACCCTGGCATACCGCGCACACCAACGCCGGCCAGCAGCTCGCTGCCGCAGCGGCGAACGGCACTCTCCACCGTGGGATACGCGCCGTCACCGCCCACATCGTCATCTTTCACTGGAACCGACTCGGGCTCTCCGCCGCCACACAAGGCATCCTCGCGCGCGCGGCCACCACAGCGTTCCTCCCTCGGAGTTAG
- a CDS encoding toll/interleukin-1 receptor domain-containing protein has protein sequence MLRLSRLPRGWLVVEPKIFVSYRKADGDHAAVNLDTRLARAFGEDAVFMASRSIEPGRRYKDSINLALKQCKAMLVVIGPHWLTNGSGLSGERLVDRADDWVRHEIREAFRGGLDVVPVFLDRCGPIAEADLPDDIASLAGRQYMQLRLRRFEDDVNAIIRHLRIRLFSVEDEPLEQSIDNAELGSETVVEYGRARAASTPATAGGVDIDLTVRDKNGCIRSRLSGRVAHADLRLVNQLVDQLGRKLSGSAT, from the coding sequence GTGCTGCGGCTTTCGCGCTTGCCAAGGGGGTGGCTGGTGGTCGAGCCAAAAATCTTCGTATCGTATCGGAAGGCGGACGGCGATCATGCCGCAGTCAATCTTGATACGAGACTTGCTCGCGCCTTTGGTGAAGACGCTGTCTTCATGGCTAGTCGCTCTATTGAGCCAGGTCGGCGCTATAAAGACAGCATCAATCTTGCGTTGAAGCAGTGCAAGGCTATGTTAGTCGTCATTGGACCGCACTGGTTGACGAATGGATCCGGCCTGTCTGGTGAGAGGCTTGTCGATAGAGCGGATGACTGGGTTCGCCATGAAATCAGAGAGGCATTCCGTGGTGGGCTTGATGTCGTTCCTGTGTTCCTCGACCGGTGTGGGCCGATAGCTGAAGCGGACCTTCCGGATGATATCGCTAGCCTCGCTGGTAGGCAATATATGCAGCTGCGCCTTCGTCGATTTGAAGATGATGTCAATGCAATTATCAGACATCTACGTATCAGGCTTTTCTCGGTTGAAGATGAGCCTTTGGAGCAATCTATAGATAATGCGGAACTGGGCTCAGAAACGGTTGTAGAGTATGGAAGAGCCCGCGCTGCATCAACGCCCGCAACTGCTGGCGGAGTGGATATTGACCTAACAGTTAGAGATAAGAATGGCTGCATTCGAAGTCGGCTGTCGGGTCGCGTAGCGCACGCAGACCTTAGGCTAGTAAACCAACTGGTCGATCAACTTGGTCGCAAGCTGAGTGGAAGCGCTACATAG
- a CDS encoding RNA polymerase sigma factor codes for MNRNDVAVIRADQTEFYRANVSRLLQYAYVRCGDRQWAEDLVHETFVRLFRAWSTERAAVADRRGYAARTLLNCFRDDLRRRSARPPTDLVADHEDRPSSVPVAEGEVDVADQVRAAVRGLAPQQREVIYHFYYEDLSLAETARVMGIGPASVHNYHSLAKKRLRTELAHLAPPAKERRNER; via the coding sequence ATGAACAGGAACGACGTCGCGGTGATCCGGGCGGATCAAACGGAGTTCTACCGGGCCAACGTGAGTCGGTTGCTGCAGTACGCGTACGTGAGGTGCGGTGACCGGCAGTGGGCTGAAGATCTTGTCCATGAGACTTTTGTCCGCCTCTTCAGAGCATGGTCAACTGAGCGCGCGGCGGTCGCGGATCGCCGCGGCTACGCGGCACGTACGCTGCTGAACTGCTTCCGCGATGACCTGCGCCGGCGCAGTGCCCGTCCTCCGACGGACCTGGTTGCCGATCATGAGGATCGACCATCCTCCGTGCCGGTTGCCGAGGGAGAAGTGGATGTGGCGGATCAGGTTCGTGCCGCCGTGCGCGGGCTGGCGCCGCAGCAACGGGAGGTCATCTACCATTTCTATTACGAAGACCTGTCGCTAGCCGAGACCGCTCGGGTGATGGGTATAGGCCCGGCTAGCGTGCACAACTATCATTCCCTAGCCAAGAAGCGGTTACGGACGGAGCTGGCCCATCTGGCGCCTCCCGCGAAGGAGCGGCGCAATGAACGTTGA
- a CDS encoding lantibiotic dehydratase, whose amino-acid sequence MTVTPIFRCSDAIIVRATTAPADLDAPSELRMADDAAVRREGAEWLKSAWSRADVRDAIMLASPSLAAHLDRVTHADGDAPVKDLRRAVLSLAGYVLRWQRRVTPFGVFAGVALADGGAASASVGLRHRAIARADSEWLLAVISVLERHVALRQRLYVVADSTSVVRDGRLITALRAERGGGKAVPLREASVRFTRPVQAAMRFAVVPRRFDDLVAALGETFPAARTEQMVAVVEGLLHQGFLLTNMRPPMTVADALPHLIGTVITAGGRDLNDVAPILEELEAIRDLLQEHNMADDPVRAAELRGMLAPRMRGLVSDASQVLAVDTRLDAHIRIPRQVLIEASQAADVLLRVSTKPFGSTAWQDYRSRFRARYGQGALVPVRELVSDSSLGFPAGYLGAPRAHPSWRGVTERDAVFLALVQRAALDSLDEIVLTDADVDALSVGESADVIPPSRIELGVAVHARSLAALDQGHFRVRFAAAPGTPTSMAGRFIHLFAGPDRARLTAACAASSPDDDAVAVQLSFPPRRPYNENVARVPQVLPDVVPLAEHPTGRAIALDDLAVTADADQMYLVQISTGRRVIPNIPHALDTVVQSPPLARFLAEVADARTAVFGPFDVGAARTLPYLPRVRYRRTILAPARWLLNSTDVPADQADRWEARLQTWRERWRVPARIVLCHGELRQPLDLDHHLDQALLRYRLVQAGRVELYEDADVEDHGWIGRPAELLIPMTAVSPPRRSLPDLSPPGEQFLPGGSTIIQARLAGNPARFDDIIRRLPAFTTSLTGVVGRWWILRQRDLVRVDADQHLILVLRLHALDQHPAAAAALAEFAAGLMAQGLPGQLSFVPYQDQPGRYGRGEALTAAESVFGADTTCAVAQIGVAATTGIPAQALAAVSMTRIAAAFAPDAATGYQNIARHVPRQTGPSDRALNQHTLTLVDTTRTTPAPPWAAELISAWEARDAALGRYFRLLARQRNPAGVLPTLLRDHHVRALGLDPAFEKVTHRLARAAAQRALARGQR is encoded by the coding sequence GTGACCGTCACGCCCATCTTCCGGTGCAGCGATGCCATCATCGTCCGCGCCACCACCGCCCCGGCAGACCTAGACGCACCCTCCGAGCTCCGCATGGCCGACGACGCCGCGGTACGTCGAGAAGGCGCCGAATGGCTGAAGAGCGCGTGGTCGCGTGCCGACGTGCGAGACGCAATCATGCTGGCCAGCCCGAGCCTCGCCGCTCACCTCGATCGTGTCACGCATGCAGATGGCGACGCCCCGGTCAAAGATCTACGTCGTGCGGTCTTGTCGCTCGCCGGGTATGTGCTGAGGTGGCAGCGTCGCGTCACACCGTTCGGCGTGTTCGCCGGTGTGGCGCTGGCGGATGGCGGAGCGGCGAGCGCGTCGGTCGGGCTGCGGCATCGGGCGATCGCACGCGCCGACAGCGAGTGGCTCTTGGCCGTCATCAGTGTGCTCGAACGTCATGTTGCGTTGCGTCAGCGGTTGTACGTGGTTGCCGATAGCACGAGCGTAGTTCGCGATGGCCGTTTGATTACTGCGCTGCGGGCTGAGCGCGGCGGCGGTAAGGCGGTACCGCTGCGTGAGGCGTCCGTGCGCTTCACCCGGCCGGTGCAGGCCGCGATGAGGTTCGCCGTGGTCCCTCGGCGGTTTGATGACCTTGTGGCCGCCCTAGGCGAGACGTTCCCGGCTGCGCGAACCGAGCAGATGGTGGCGGTCGTCGAAGGGCTGCTACATCAGGGATTTCTGCTCACGAACATGCGACCGCCGATGACCGTCGCTGATGCCCTGCCGCATCTCATCGGCACCGTGATCACTGCCGGTGGACGGGACCTCAACGACGTCGCTCCGATACTCGAAGAGCTGGAAGCGATCCGGGACCTCCTCCAGGAACACAACATGGCTGACGATCCGGTCCGCGCGGCCGAGCTGCGCGGAATGCTGGCACCGCGAATGCGCGGGCTGGTATCCGACGCCTCACAGGTGCTGGCCGTGGATACCCGGCTCGATGCTCACATCCGGATCCCGCGGCAGGTACTGATCGAGGCGAGCCAGGCGGCGGACGTGCTGCTGCGCGTGTCAACGAAGCCGTTCGGGTCTACGGCGTGGCAGGACTACCGGTCGCGTTTCCGGGCCCGTTACGGTCAGGGTGCGCTCGTGCCGGTACGCGAGCTGGTCTCCGACTCCAGCCTCGGATTCCCCGCTGGGTACCTCGGTGCGCCGCGCGCCCATCCGAGCTGGCGCGGCGTGACGGAGCGCGATGCGGTGTTCTTGGCGCTGGTGCAGCGGGCCGCTTTGGACAGCCTCGACGAGATCGTCCTGACAGACGCTGACGTGGACGCCCTGAGCGTTGGGGAGTCCGCGGACGTGATTCCGCCATCCAGGATCGAACTGGGCGTGGCCGTTCACGCCCGATCGCTCGCAGCACTCGATCAAGGTCATTTCCGAGTGAGATTCGCGGCCGCGCCAGGCACACCGACGAGCATGGCCGGCCGCTTCATACATCTATTCGCCGGGCCGGATCGTGCGCGGCTCACCGCCGCCTGCGCCGCTTCCTCGCCGGACGACGACGCGGTGGCGGTGCAGCTGTCGTTTCCGCCTCGCCGGCCGTACAACGAGAACGTGGCCCGCGTTCCGCAGGTGTTACCCGATGTCGTACCACTCGCCGAGCACCCCACCGGGCGGGCGATCGCACTTGACGATCTCGCGGTCACCGCCGACGCGGACCAGATGTATCTAGTCCAGATATCCACTGGCCGTCGGGTCATTCCCAACATTCCACATGCCCTGGACACGGTCGTACAAAGTCCGCCACTAGCGCGGTTCCTCGCCGAAGTCGCTGACGCCCGCACCGCCGTGTTCGGCCCTTTCGATGTCGGCGCCGCGCGTACCCTGCCGTACCTGCCGCGTGTGCGGTACCGGCGCACGATTCTGGCTCCGGCACGGTGGCTGCTGAACAGCACCGATGTACCCGCCGATCAGGCGGATCGGTGGGAGGCGAGGCTACAGACCTGGCGGGAGCGGTGGCGGGTGCCGGCCCGTATCGTGCTCTGCCACGGTGAGCTGCGACAGCCCTTGGACCTTGACCATCACCTTGACCAGGCGCTGCTGCGCTACCGGCTCGTGCAAGCGGGACGGGTCGAGCTGTATGAAGACGCGGATGTTGAGGACCACGGCTGGATCGGACGCCCGGCGGAACTGCTGATCCCGATGACCGCTGTCTCGCCGCCGAGGCGCTCGCTGCCCGATCTCTCGCCGCCCGGCGAACAGTTCCTGCCGGGAGGCTCCACCATCATTCAGGCACGGCTCGCAGGCAATCCGGCCCGTTTCGACGACATCATCCGCCGCCTTCCCGCGTTCACCACCTCGTTGACGGGTGTCGTTGGCCGCTGGTGGATCCTGCGCCAGCGCGACCTCGTGCGGGTCGACGCAGACCAGCACCTCATCCTGGTCCTCCGCCTACACGCGCTGGACCAGCATCCTGCCGCCGCAGCAGCCCTCGCGGAATTCGCTGCCGGCCTGATGGCCCAGGGCCTCCCCGGCCAGTTGTCGTTCGTGCCTTACCAAGATCAGCCCGGACGGTACGGCCGGGGCGAGGCCCTCACCGCCGCCGAGAGCGTGTTCGGCGCGGACACCACTTGCGCCGTTGCCCAGATCGGCGTCGCCGCAACGACAGGTATTCCCGCGCAGGCGCTGGCTGCCGTGTCCATGACCCGGATCGCGGCGGCCTTCGCCCCCGATGCCGCGACCGGCTACCAGAACATCGCACGTCACGTTCCTCGGCAGACCGGTCCATCAGATCGCGCCCTTAACCAGCACACACTCACTCTCGTCGACACCACCCGCACCACGCCGGCACCACCATGGGCAGCGGAACTCATCTCGGCATGGGAAGCGCGAGATGCCGCACTCGGACGCTACTTCAGGCTTCTGGCCCGCCAGCGCAACCCGGCCGGCGTGCTGCCGACGCTGCTCCGCGACCACCACGTGCGCGCGCTCGGTCTCGATCCCGCGTTCGAGAAGGTCACACACCGGCTGGCCCGCGCCGCCGCTCAGCGAGCCCTCGCCCGAGGCCAGCGATGA
- a CDS encoding helix-turn-helix domain-containing protein, whose protein sequence is MTTPASDASSFGAELRRRRLAAGLSLSELSSRTHYSRGYISRIETGDREPSVEFARRLDAALGAEGVLALMLEPQAVMISQAREPFPNPDATFDLSWIESFHADTASRRSYVSDALVRPDVQDQAIESFADLLDRLKSLGQVLAPSNVMPMLVPQVVILVKLAQRADDRIAPKVWRMASRFADYAGWMAQEMGSDETASRWTDQAVIFARLAGDNDAVAYAYVRRANIALYQHDARMTVNFAVLAQKTQCGSYVQRLACQREAQGYALAGDRHSYIKAMARAEGLLANEPDDEPQRVQLGSQRMSNPLRLAKGWSLHDLGLSEDAVPFLRDEYDATHASNRRARARIGARLALALAASHKLDKAAEVLEDILSGVRTIESATIRADLKSVNRILNRWHGDESVLRVSPILSAALMPSASIEG, encoded by the coding sequence ATGACGACGCCCGCGAGCGACGCATCGTCTTTCGGAGCCGAACTGCGACGTCGACGCTTGGCGGCTGGTTTGAGCTTAAGCGAGCTTAGCTCTAGGACTCACTACAGTCGAGGCTATATCAGCCGTATCGAAACTGGCGATCGAGAGCCGAGTGTGGAGTTCGCCCGTCGACTCGATGCCGCTCTTGGCGCTGAAGGCGTCTTGGCTCTTATGCTTGAACCTCAAGCGGTCATGATTAGCCAGGCGCGTGAGCCCTTCCCGAATCCGGACGCTACGTTTGATCTTTCATGGATTGAATCATTTCACGCTGATACGGCCTCGCGGCGTTCATACGTCTCAGATGCGCTAGTACGTCCCGACGTCCAAGATCAAGCGATCGAAAGCTTTGCGGATCTCCTCGATAGGCTTAAGAGTCTTGGGCAAGTGCTGGCTCCCTCGAATGTCATGCCAATGCTAGTGCCGCAAGTCGTGATTTTGGTTAAGCTTGCTCAACGGGCGGACGACCGAATTGCTCCGAAGGTATGGCGGATGGCCTCTCGTTTTGCCGATTATGCCGGGTGGATGGCCCAAGAGATGGGTAGCGACGAGACGGCTTCGCGGTGGACGGATCAAGCGGTGATTTTTGCGAGGCTGGCCGGCGACAATGATGCTGTGGCGTATGCCTATGTACGACGCGCAAATATTGCCTTGTATCAGCATGATGCACGAATGACGGTAAATTTTGCTGTGCTGGCACAGAAAACTCAATGTGGTAGCTATGTTCAGCGCCTGGCATGTCAACGAGAGGCACAAGGTTACGCTCTCGCCGGAGATCGTCATAGCTACATCAAGGCGATGGCGCGCGCCGAAGGGTTGCTAGCGAATGAGCCCGACGATGAACCGCAGCGAGTGCAACTCGGATCCCAGCGTATGAGTAATCCTTTGCGCCTTGCTAAGGGTTGGTCACTGCATGATCTTGGCTTGAGTGAGGACGCGGTTCCGTTCCTGCGGGACGAGTATGATGCGACGCATGCGTCGAATAGGCGGGCGCGCGCGAGAATTGGAGCTCGACTTGCTCTCGCCCTCGCTGCCTCGCATAAGCTTGATAAGGCTGCGGAAGTTTTAGAGGACATTCTTTCCGGCGTTCGAACTATAGAGTCGGCGACAATTCGTGCCGACCTGAAATCTGTTAATCGAATTCTCAACCGATGGCATGGCGACGAAAGTGTGCTACGAGTGAGTCCGATCCTGTCGGCGGCTCTTATGCCAAGTGCATCGATCGAGGGTTGA
- a CDS encoding lanthionine synthetase C family protein codes for MIKNSDVPAVNLDTPAAIRQSLADGPAGLALLQLVRAHAGTGTWADARAGVHAVATGPVDAGPHASLYYGAPAIGLLLHCAAQADDRYRPAAMNLDPYLLRLTRARLTTARARIAYSTAATHREYDLFHGLTGIGALLLHRAPGSDEFTDLLRYLTQMILPRARAQDPLPGWWVTHDPDPTLPTPGGHANLGMAHGAAGILALLALAMHHGHLVDGHAEAINDLTSWFARWQQTDTNGATWWPQWLTLDELHTGRISAVAPGRPSWCYGTPGIARALQLAAITTRNRALRSIAEQALTDCLTDRHLSRLTDLGLCHGLAGLTLTMHRAAADSDHPTLAQHLPVLTSALHSAIERTPTAPNTGLLTGNAGILLAAETIRHGAASIGWDTCLLIT; via the coding sequence ATGATCAAGAATTCCGACGTACCGGCCGTCAACTTGGACACGCCAGCAGCGATCCGGCAATCGCTCGCCGACGGGCCCGCCGGGCTCGCCCTCCTCCAGCTCGTGCGGGCACACGCCGGTACCGGAACCTGGGCAGACGCCCGCGCGGGAGTCCACGCCGTGGCCACCGGTCCGGTAGATGCCGGCCCGCACGCCAGCCTGTACTACGGCGCTCCCGCCATCGGGCTCCTTCTTCACTGCGCCGCACAAGCAGACGACCGCTACCGACCCGCGGCCATGAACCTCGATCCGTACCTTCTGCGGCTCACCCGGGCGCGGCTGACCACCGCCCGCGCACGCATCGCCTACAGCACCGCCGCCACACACCGCGAGTACGACCTGTTCCACGGGCTCACCGGCATCGGCGCCCTGCTGCTGCACCGGGCCCCCGGCAGCGACGAATTCACCGACCTACTGCGCTACCTGACCCAGATGATCCTGCCCCGCGCACGCGCGCAGGACCCGCTGCCGGGATGGTGGGTCACGCATGACCCCGACCCCACGCTGCCGACCCCGGGCGGGCACGCAAACCTAGGCATGGCCCACGGCGCCGCCGGCATTCTCGCCCTGCTAGCCCTCGCCATGCACCACGGGCACCTCGTCGACGGCCACGCCGAAGCCATCAACGACCTCACCAGCTGGTTCGCCCGATGGCAGCAAACCGATACCAACGGCGCGACGTGGTGGCCGCAGTGGCTGACCCTCGACGAACTCCACACCGGCCGCATCTCGGCTGTGGCGCCGGGACGGCCCTCATGGTGCTACGGCACCCCGGGAATCGCCCGCGCGCTCCAGCTCGCCGCCATCACCACCCGCAACCGGGCCCTGCGCAGCATCGCCGAACAAGCCCTCACCGACTGCCTCACCGACCGGCACCTCAGCCGACTCACCGATCTCGGCCTATGCCACGGCCTCGCGGGGCTCACCCTCACCATGCACCGAGCCGCCGCCGACAGCGACCACCCCACACTCGCTCAGCACCTGCCCGTCCTGACGTCCGCCCTTCACTCTGCCATCGAGCGAACCCCTACGGCGCCCAACACCGGGCTCCTGACCGGGAACGCCGGCATCCTCCTAGCCGCCGAGACGATCCGCCACGGTGCCGCCTCCATCGGATGGGACACATGTCTACTGATCACCTGA